In Candidatus Leptovillus gracilis, one DNA window encodes the following:
- a CDS encoding exodeoxyribonuclease I, protein MNLTPTYLFYDLETSGLNPAFDQILQFAAIRTDAAFQELSRHEFRVHLRPDIIPSPGALLATDISVCKALTTGIGEYAAARQIHALLNQPDTISVGYNTLSFDDAFLRFTFYRNLLPPYDHQWRSGCRRLDIFPIATHYWLQDSPLLNWPTLDGQPTLKLEHLKQANGLAEGQAHDALVDVAATVELARRLRQDEALWAECLIDFDKTAFAVRLAQLPLFLERPNALLIHSKFGYGRQCQVPALYLGQSNHAGQRHLWLRLDKPELQQAAPDNLMKTTWIIRQKPGEPPFIQTPSPHKLSDERRAITRANLAWLQHQPALLADICSHPLAPPPADSFTPDADAALYANGFATPELHDQQQRFHQAFLPQKIALASQFSDEVSHELSIRLLCRSEGLAYRFPTYQAYERRIRDDAHPLRDFRGRPRLTPGQALAELEAERQRATTPRQQAILADLQQYIRYQFTRDSWDS, encoded by the coding sequence GTGAACCTTACACCCACTTACCTCTTCTACGACCTGGAGACCAGCGGCCTCAACCCCGCCTTCGACCAGATTCTGCAATTCGCCGCCATCCGCACAGATGCCGCTTTTCAGGAACTCTCCCGTCACGAGTTCCGCGTCCACCTTCGCCCAGACATCATCCCTTCGCCCGGCGCGCTGCTGGCTACCGACATCTCCGTCTGCAAGGCATTGACCACCGGCATCGGAGAGTATGCGGCAGCGCGCCAGATTCACGCCCTGCTCAATCAGCCGGACACAATCAGCGTCGGCTACAACACCCTCAGCTTCGACGACGCCTTCCTTCGCTTCACCTTCTACCGCAATCTGCTGCCCCCCTACGACCATCAATGGCGCAGCGGCTGCCGCCGCCTCGACATTTTCCCCATCGCCACCCATTACTGGCTGCAAGATAGCCCCCTGCTCAACTGGCCGACGCTGGACGGCCAGCCGACGCTCAAGCTGGAACATCTCAAGCAGGCCAACGGGCTGGCCGAGGGGCAGGCCCACGACGCCCTGGTGGATGTGGCCGCCACCGTCGAATTGGCGCGGCGGCTCCGTCAGGATGAGGCGCTCTGGGCCGAATGCCTGATTGACTTCGATAAAACCGCCTTCGCCGTGCGGCTGGCCCAACTGCCGCTGTTTCTGGAACGCCCCAACGCCCTTCTCATCCACAGCAAGTTCGGCTATGGGCGGCAGTGCCAGGTTCCCGCCCTCTATCTGGGGCAAAGCAACCACGCCGGGCAGCGCCATCTCTGGCTGCGCCTGGACAAGCCAGAACTCCAGCAGGCCGCCCCCGACAATCTCATGAAAACAACCTGGATTATCCGCCAGAAACCGGGCGAACCCCCCTTCATCCAAACGCCGTCCCCTCATAAACTGAGCGATGAACGACGGGCCATCACACGGGCGAATCTGGCCTGGCTGCAACACCAACCGGCGCTGCTGGCTGATATCTGCAGCCACCCCCTGGCCCCGCCGCCCGCCGACAGCTTCACCCCCGACGCCGACGCCGCCCTCTACGCCAATGGTTTTGCCACGCCGGAGTTGCACGACCAGCAGCAGCGGTTCCACCAGGCTTTCCTGCCGCAGAAAATCGCCCTGGCGTCCCAGTTCTCCGATGAAGTTAGCCACGAGCTGTCCATCCGGCTGCTCTGTCGCAGCGAGGGCCTGGCCTACCGCTTCCCGACCTATCAGGCTTATGAACGGCGCATTCGCGATGATGCCCACCCCCTGCGCGACTTCCGCGGCCGCCCCCGACTGACGCCGGGACAGGCGTTGGCCGAACTTGAAGCCGAACGACAGCGGGCGACTACTCCCCGCCAGCAGGCTATCCTCGCGGATTTACAACAGTACATCCGCTACCAATTCACTCGAGATTCATGGGACAGTTAG
- a CDS encoding twin-arginine translocation signal domain-containing protein, producing MTLIHQRISRRRFIQLALGTAVCLTAPAIRGASPSNLSPTAATVTLRGYGAGLYGRGAYGARSVYLPIVAR from the coding sequence ATGACATTGATTCACCAGCGGATCAGTCGCCGCCGGTTCATCCAGTTGGCGCTGGGCACGGCTGTTTGTCTGACTGCGCCAGCTATCCGAGGCGCATCGCCGAGCAATTTGTCGCCGACAGCCGCGACGGTAACGCTGCGCGGCTATGGCGCTGGTCTTTACGGTCGGGGCGCTTATGGAGCCAGGTCTGTTTACCTGCCCATTGTCGCCAGGTGA